From Sphaerochaeta sp., a single genomic window includes:
- a CDS encoding FtsX-like permease family protein produces the protein MRETLFGMLQKPIRKDPHLRDHAILLAIIALLLSFCLIFVHSMAQGIADTYALLGSGHLSVSGSYEGPDAYPVRSGNALLYGSDVTAPVMVKGVSAEYFTANRKTALHVSDLDLNASGKPWVIISERIARTLSVSVGDSVLLVLSQDDQFRPVLGVVSAIYDSGYAELDDLLVFCPISVMEAAGYPLATELLVTGDVSSEEQRLRKQGYFVTAWYEARSDLAENLQTSQNVVTGVFLAIAMLAAFFVSEFSASMVTDRKTEIATLKLLGMRDRSVRRLFLVAVFRLSLWSLALGTVLGGMLAYVLQPVFRLLGKSGIPALSYYLLDFPILIPWGRIVIVLVVLLLLSMASASLALRRIRSIQPVSLVQGW, from the coding sequence ATGCGTGAAACGCTCTTTGGCATGTTGCAGAAGCCGATCCGAAAAGATCCCCACCTGCGGGATCATGCCATTCTGCTTGCCATCATCGCGCTCTTGTTGTCGTTCTGCTTGATCTTCGTGCATTCCATGGCCCAGGGCATCGCGGACACCTATGCGCTTCTGGGAAGCGGGCACCTTTCCGTCTCAGGATCCTACGAAGGACCGGACGCTTATCCGGTGCGATCGGGTAACGCGTTGCTTTACGGCTCGGATGTCACCGCTCCCGTGATGGTCAAAGGCGTTTCCGCTGAGTATTTCACCGCCAACCGTAAGACCGCTCTTCATGTTTCTGACCTGGATTTGAACGCATCCGGAAAACCGTGGGTGATCATCTCGGAACGCATCGCCCGCACGCTTTCCGTCTCCGTGGGGGATTCCGTGTTGCTGGTGCTCTCCCAGGATGATCAGTTCCGTCCGGTGCTTGGGGTGGTGTCGGCCATCTACGACAGCGGATATGCGGAACTGGATGATCTGCTGGTGTTTTGCCCCATCTCCGTGATGGAAGCGGCGGGGTATCCCCTTGCAACAGAGCTGTTGGTGACAGGGGATGTCTCCTCTGAAGAACAACGGCTCCGCAAACAGGGATACTTCGTCACGGCGTGGTACGAAGCCCGTTCCGACTTGGCGGAGAACCTGCAGACTAGCCAGAATGTCGTGACGGGGGTGTTCCTTGCCATCGCCATGCTGGCCGCCTTTTTCGTCAGTGAGTTCTCCGCTTCGATGGTGACCGACCGGAAGACGGAGATCGCCACGCTGAAGCTGTTGGGGATGCGTGATCGTTCCGTACGACGTCTGTTCCTTGTGGCGGTGTTCCGCCTTTCCTTGTGGTCGCTTGCCTTGGGGACGGTGCTGGGTGGGATGCTGGCGTACGTCCTGCAGCCAGTCTTCCGGTTGCTTGGCAAAAGCGGGATTCCCGCGCTTTCCTATTATCTTCTCGATTTTCCCATCCTTATTCCCTGGGGACGCATTGTGATCGTTCTTGTCGTCCTGCTGCTCCTCAGCATGGCGAGCGCATCGCTTGCCCTCAGACGGATACGGTCCATCCAGCCGGTATCGTTGGTCCAAGGATGGTAG
- a CDS encoding FtsX-like permease family protein, whose translation MNTVRWIARRYGFSRENRHRGESIRIMLSLMFCIAAMSVSLAFMSRIATDRMDTLRAYTSYDLSINAQSQEQAESFARTIGNNAFVYAVMPALFEGNPVTLRFLSPESPAFSRISLLTGSAGVCVPYTFGLRPKDMFTITTLQRGRQARVVPKQEAIQVDGVFVTSDSQFNQQTVVMPLSDASRYTPSYRVGLYANGTVEAEKRRIASMLPDGTEIMTYKESNSALYGALHLEQTVIRLLFSVLLVAVVLSVRRSTRDLIGCKRKEIGMLRTLGLRDNQVISLFLWEALWVSFLGIVLGWALSLLLVFLAPYLLRTITLGVYLFATDMRLTLPVGPMAIISLGVMAGVLLFTFAGTRRMLSLQIMEMVSDERF comes from the coding sequence GTGAACACAGTACGGTGGATTGCACGACGCTATGGCTTCTCCCGAGAAAACCGCCACCGCGGAGAGAGCATTCGGATCATGCTCTCGTTGATGTTCTGCATTGCCGCGATGAGCGTGTCGCTTGCCTTCATGTCCCGGATCGCAACGGACCGGATGGACACGCTCCGTGCCTATACTTCCTATGATCTCTCCATCAACGCGCAAAGTCAGGAACAAGCGGAATCGTTTGCAAGAACAATCGGAAACAACGCGTTCGTCTATGCGGTGATGCCTGCCTTGTTTGAAGGTAATCCGGTAACTCTGCGGTTTCTCTCTCCGGAGAGTCCTGCGTTTTCCCGAATCTCGTTGCTCACGGGGAGTGCAGGAGTGTGCGTGCCGTACACGTTCGGTCTGCGGCCCAAGGATATGTTCACCATCACCACGCTGCAGCGGGGAAGACAAGCCCGGGTGGTGCCCAAGCAGGAAGCGATTCAGGTGGATGGGGTGTTCGTCACGTCCGACAGCCAGTTCAACCAACAGACCGTGGTGATGCCGCTCTCCGATGCATCACGGTACACACCTTCGTATCGTGTTGGGTTGTATGCCAACGGAACGGTGGAGGCGGAGAAACGGCGTATCGCCTCAATGCTTCCGGACGGTACGGAGATCATGACCTACAAGGAAAGCAACAGCGCGCTGTATGGGGCGCTCCATCTGGAGCAGACGGTGATCCGATTGCTGTTTTCCGTGCTTCTGGTCGCTGTGGTGCTTTCCGTCCGCCGGAGCACCCGGGATCTGATCGGATGCAAACGGAAGGAGATCGGGATGCTGAGGACGTTGGGACTCCGGGACAACCAGGTGATCTCCCTGTTTCTTTGGGAGGCGCTCTGGGTCAGTTTCCTGGGTATCGTATTGGGGTGGGCGTTGTCCCTGCTGTTGGTTTTTCTTGCTCCGTATCTGCTCCGAACGATAACCCTTGGCGTGTACCTGTTCGCTACGGACATGCGTTTGACGTTGCCTGTCGGTCCGATGGCGATCATTTCTCTTGGAGTGATGGCTGGAGTCTTGCTGTTTACGTTTGCGGGAACCAGGCGCATGCTCTCATTGCAAATCATGGAGATGGTGTCCGATGAAAGATTCTGA
- a CDS encoding ABC transporter ATP-binding protein: MKDSELLFEAHGVSKSFPEGDGGSLSVLSDVDLVIHRGESVAIVGNSGCGKSTFLEVCASLLRPDAGTIRFDGNDLGTMDDAALSALRNQRMGFVFQNSLLLGDFTALENVMIPCMIGGMDGKDARKKAEELLRQVGLSDRFHHRNDTLSGGERQRVAVARALAQDPMMVFADEPTGSLDETNARMVEDLLLSLVKEHGASLVLATHNLGFAKRCNRVLHLHDRKLYDA; encoded by the coding sequence ATGAAAGATTCTGAACTGCTGTTTGAGGCGCATGGGGTGTCCAAGTCGTTTCCCGAAGGGGATGGGGGATCGTTGTCCGTGCTTTCCGATGTGGATCTGGTGATTCACCGTGGGGAGAGCGTCGCCATTGTGGGGAACAGCGGATGCGGCAAATCCACGTTTCTTGAGGTGTGCGCGTCGCTGTTGCGCCCGGATGCCGGTACCATCCGTTTTGATGGCAATGACCTCGGAACGATGGATGACGCGGCCCTGAGCGCGCTTCGCAACCAACGGATGGGGTTCGTATTCCAGAACAGTCTGCTTCTTGGCGATTTCACCGCGTTGGAGAACGTGATGATCCCCTGTATGATCGGAGGGATGGACGGGAAGGATGCGAGGAAGAAGGCGGAGGAACTGCTTCGTCAGGTCGGGTTGTCGGATCGTTTCCACCATCGAAACGACACGCTCTCCGGTGGGGAACGGCAACGGGTCGCCGTCGCCCGTGCGTTGGCGCAGGATCCGATGATGGTGTTCGCCGACGAACCAACCGGTTCCCTTGATGAGACCAACGCACGCATGGTGGAGGACCTGTTGTTGTCTCTGGTGAAGGAACATGGGGCGTCGCTGGTTCTTGCCACGCACAACCTTGGTTTCGCCAAACGGTGCAACCGCGTGCTGCACCTTCATGACAGGAAGCTGTACGATGCGTGA